A single Polyangiaceae bacterium DNA region contains:
- a CDS encoding tetratricopeptide repeat protein: protein MTREPTALPRGNLDFTEFAAREDEDLDLLTGALLIARDARPSLDFAGVEAKLDALSSPLEALSLERLSDQAEALALELSERYGLSGNKADYYDPDNSFIDQVLERRVGIPISLSLVYVEVAQRAGFRASGIGFPGHFLVRLDGEAEHLILDPFAGGRVLDQRDLEARLDQVGWPRKVLQQGLLDPSPLRLILARMLTNLRSIYLKRGELPRLLVVLDRLVALIPASKEALRDRGILNAELGAPEAARADLNEYLERWPNADDGEAVRRVLNRLGKLNTRDLN from the coding sequence TTGACTCGGGAACCTACAGCGTTGCCTCGCGGCAACTTAGACTTCACGGAGTTCGCTGCGCGCGAGGATGAAGATCTGGATCTGCTCACAGGCGCGCTGTTGATCGCCCGCGACGCACGTCCCTCGCTTGATTTTGCTGGGGTCGAGGCGAAGCTAGACGCGCTGTCGTCACCGCTCGAAGCGCTCTCGCTCGAGCGCCTGAGCGATCAAGCGGAGGCGCTGGCCCTCGAGCTCAGCGAGCGCTACGGCTTGAGCGGCAACAAGGCGGACTACTACGATCCGGATAACTCGTTCATCGATCAGGTCCTCGAGCGCCGCGTCGGGATCCCCATCAGTCTGTCACTGGTCTACGTCGAGGTCGCACAACGCGCGGGGTTTCGCGCGAGCGGCATCGGGTTTCCGGGACATTTCCTCGTGCGTCTCGATGGCGAAGCCGAGCACCTGATCCTCGATCCGTTCGCTGGCGGGCGCGTGCTCGACCAGCGCGACTTGGAAGCCAGGCTCGACCAAGTGGGATGGCCGCGGAAGGTCCTCCAGCAAGGCTTGCTCGACCCAAGTCCGCTGCGTTTGATTCTGGCCCGCATGCTCACGAACCTGCGCAGCATCTACTTGAAGCGTGGAGAGCTTCCGCGGCTGTTGGTCGTGCTCGATCGCTTGGTTGCGTTGATCCCAGCTTCCAAGGAGGCCTTGCGAGATCGCGGGATCTTGAACGCCGAGCTGGGCGCGCCGGAAGCGGCTCGCGCGGACCTCAACGAGTACCTCGAGCGTTGGCCCAATGCGGACGACGGCGAGGCTGTTCGTCGCGTGCTCAATCGCCTGGGCAAGCTCAACACCCGCGATCTGAATTAG
- a CDS encoding class I SAM-dependent methyltransferase, with the protein MDQFRRFDEAYYHRFYEDPKTRVVSAEEHANLASFVFSFADYNNLKVKSVLDVGAGVGHWKQWIEKNKKGIKYIGTEVSQAMCKKHGWQNRDIARWRDRKRHDLVICQGVLQYLPDPDVAPAIANLAAMAGGLIYLEITTRADLREQCDKDRTDSDIYIRNGSYYRGILQKHLVHVGCGLYWPKDIAWPFFELEMCATTK; encoded by the coding sequence ATGGACCAATTCCGTCGCTTCGACGAAGCGTACTACCATCGCTTCTACGAGGATCCGAAGACGCGCGTCGTCTCAGCGGAGGAGCACGCCAACTTGGCGAGTTTCGTGTTTTCGTTCGCTGACTACAACAACCTCAAGGTCAAGTCGGTGCTGGATGTCGGCGCAGGGGTTGGCCACTGGAAGCAGTGGATCGAGAAGAACAAGAAGGGCATCAAATACATCGGTACCGAGGTGAGCCAGGCAATGTGCAAGAAGCACGGCTGGCAGAACCGGGACATCGCCCGTTGGCGCGACCGCAAGCGCCACGACTTGGTCATCTGCCAAGGCGTCCTGCAGTACCTCCCGGATCCCGACGTTGCCCCGGCGATCGCGAACTTGGCCGCCATGGCCGGCGGTTTGATCTACCTCGAGATCACCACTCGCGCTGACCTCCGAGAGCAGTGCGACAAGGATCGCACCGACAGCGACATCTACATCCGCAACGGCTCCTACTACCGCGGCATCCTGCAGAAGCACTTGGTCCACGTCGGTTGCGGTCTGTACTGGCCCAAGGACATCGCGTGGCCCTTCTTCGAGCTCGAGATGTGCGCCACCACCAAGTAG